A region of Lycium barbarum isolate Lr01 chromosome 3, ASM1917538v2, whole genome shotgun sequence DNA encodes the following proteins:
- the LOC132633452 gene encoding uncharacterized protein LOC132633452 codes for MALLQKVTTTTSRPALISTLRSLSSSSTAADVRSSQPPATKPSTSPALPKAAEYVISKVDDLMNWARRGSLWPMTFGLACCAVEMMHTGAARYDLDRFGVIFRPSPRQSDCMIVAGTLTNKMAPALRRVYDQMPEPRWVISMGSCANGGGYYHYSYSVVRGCDRIVPVDIYVPGCPPTAEALLYGILQLQKKINRRKDFLHWWSN; via the exons ATGGCTCTTTTACAGAAAGTAACCACAACAACTTCTCGTCCCGCTTTAATCTCTACCCTTAGATCACTTTCTTCATCCTCAACGGCGGCAGATGTTCGGAGTTCACAGCCCCCGGCAACGAAACCGTCAACATCGCCGGCGCTACCTAAAGCAGCGGAATATGTGATTTCTAAGGTAGATGATCTTATGAATTGGGCCCGTCGTGGCTCCCTCTGGCCTATGACTTTCGGGCTGGCTTGTTGTGCTGTTGAGATGATGCATACTGGTGCGGCCAGGTATGATTTGGATCGTTTTGGCGTTATTTTCCGACCTAGCCCGAGACAGTCTGATTGCATGATTGTTGCTGGTACCCTTACCAATAAGATGGCTCCTGCCTTGCGAAG GGTATATGATCAGATGCCAGAACCGAGGTGGGTGATATCGATGGGGAGCTGTGCGAATGGAGGTGGTTATTACCACTACTCATACTCAGTGGTGAGGGGTTGTGATAGGATTGTTCCTGTTGATATTTATGTACCTGGTTGTCCTCCCACAGCCGAGGCCTTGCTCTATGGTATTTTGCAGCTTCAGAAGAAAATTAACCGCCGCAAAGATTTTCTTCATTGGTGGAGCAACTGA